The proteins below come from a single Gemmatimonadota bacterium genomic window:
- a CDS encoding TIM barrel protein, producing MQRRDFLAGALALPALARSLHPLGAPSLKLGYAAITWGGQDDVAVDEIASLGFRGIQLRTAAFERWGTRPEVLTELLASRRLSFVAFSSGALRLAPETFDDDLALHLRHARFVRACGGTFLQVVDERPRDRAPTGADHAAMARRLNALGARVADLGLTLAYHNHMGNLGQAPDEVEGVLARTDARHVRLLLDIAHWQAAGGDPVAAVRQHADRLAFLHLKDVVRSPSTTNGRAYRFVELGKGEVDVRGVLAEVARTGFDGWGIVELDAVTDPALTPKRCAQVSKDYLMSIGYPT from the coding sequence ATGCAACGTCGTGACTTCCTCGCCGGAGCGCTCGCCCTCCCGGCCCTCGCCAGGTCGCTGCACCCCTTGGGCGCCCCCTCCCTCAAACTCGGCTATGCGGCCATCACCTGGGGGGGACAGGATGATGTGGCGGTCGACGAGATCGCCTCGCTCGGCTTCCGGGGGATTCAGCTCCGCACCGCCGCATTCGAGCGTTGGGGAACGCGCCCGGAGGTGCTGACCGAGCTGCTGGCGTCGCGGCGCTTGTCGTTCGTGGCCTTCTCGAGCGGAGCGCTGCGGCTCGCTCCCGAGACTTTCGACGACGACCTGGCGCTGCACCTGCGACATGCGCGCTTCGTGCGCGCGTGTGGCGGGACATTCTTGCAGGTGGTGGACGAGCGTCCGCGCGATCGCGCGCCAACCGGCGCCGATCACGCTGCCATGGCGCGCCGACTCAACGCCCTCGGCGCCCGCGTCGCCGACCTCGGGCTCACGCTGGCGTATCACAACCACATGGGGAACCTCGGCCAGGCGCCTGACGAGGTCGAGGGGGTGCTCGCGCGAACCGACGCGCGCCACGTGCGCCTCCTGCTCGACATCGCGCATTGGCAGGCCGCCGGGGGCGATCCGGTGGCGGCGGTGCGGCAGCATGCCGATCGGCTCGCCTTCCTTCACCTGAAGGATGTCGTCCGTTCCCCGTCGACGACGAACGGGCGCGCGTACCGCTTTGTCGAGTTGGGGAAGGGTGAGGTGGATGTGCGCGGCGTGCTCGCCGAAGTCGCGCGCACGGGCTTCGACGGTTGGGGGATCGTGGAGCTGGATGCCGTGACCGATCCCGCGCTCACCCCCAAGCGGTGCGCGCAGGTCTCGAAGGACTACCTGATGTCGATCGGCTACCCGACCTGA
- a CDS encoding cupin domain-containing protein, giving the protein MGRAVHPEAAALIAHFGMVPLPAEGTLFVSTYRSPTEFADGSPHGTAIIAMYCDDPPSQSLFHRLPVDEVWHFYGGDPLRLVLLHPDGSSEDVIMGANPLAGEHVQVVVPAGSWQAGHLVAGGRYALFGCTMAPGFTGAMYEGGERDVLRRRYPDRADDIERLGCAAQEARMPEGFAP; this is encoded by the coding sequence ATGGGGCGCGCCGTGCATCCCGAGGCCGCAGCGCTCATCGCCCACTTCGGCATGGTTCCGCTCCCCGCCGAGGGGACGCTGTTCGTGAGCACGTACCGGTCGCCGACCGAGTTCGCGGACGGATCACCGCACGGCACCGCGATCATCGCGATGTACTGTGACGATCCGCCCAGCCAGTCGCTCTTTCACCGGTTGCCCGTGGACGAGGTGTGGCACTTCTATGGCGGCGATCCGCTGCGACTGGTGCTGCTCCATCCCGACGGCTCGAGTGAGGACGTGATCATGGGCGCGAACCCGCTGGCCGGGGAGCACGTGCAGGTCGTCGTCCCGGCGGGGAGCTGGCAGGCGGGGCACCTCGTGGCCGGAGGACGCTATGCGCTGTTTGGGTGCACGATGGCGCCGGGGTTCACCGGCGCGATGTACGAAGGGGGCGAGCGCGATGTGTTGCGGCGGCGCTATCCCGATCGAGCGGACGATATCGAGCGCCTGGGGTGCGCGGCGCAGGAGGCGCGAATGCCGGAGGGATTCGCCCCGTAG
- a CDS encoding Gfo/Idh/MocA family oxidoreductase produces the protein MTPPLRLGFVGTGYIAGVVAAALRETESVVVAGVASRNMSRAVAFAEANALGAQARPFDDWRALVAWEGIDALYIATPTTARTEIAVAAANAGKHVLAEKPFTSSAAHAAIVEACRANGVAFLDATHFVHHPRHLLLRRTLQERIGTLLALNATFTFPSMDRSNIRHDPSLEPTGAWGDMGWYAMRALVEFTPDDSTLTQALAIARRDAQSGAVVRSDGVLQLSGGCTATWDVAFDIGTCLMDLHLMGTDGRVRLDDFVLDWAGGFAIPLAGHVAEVEHQHGVVNPSGITVERVPAIRRQLVQLLENFAELSREPRGEAVEASMRESQRTQQLLDEVWARHVSA, from the coding sequence ATGACGCCCCCTCTTCGCCTTGGTTTCGTCGGCACCGGCTACATCGCGGGGGTGGTCGCCGCCGCGCTGCGGGAGACCGAAAGCGTCGTTGTCGCTGGTGTCGCCAGCCGCAACATGTCCCGCGCCGTCGCCTTCGCTGAAGCGAATGCCCTCGGCGCGCAGGCGCGACCGTTCGACGACTGGCGCGCGCTCGTGGCCTGGGAGGGGATCGATGCGCTGTACATCGCCACGCCGACCACGGCCCGCACCGAGATTGCCGTCGCTGCGGCGAATGCGGGGAAGCACGTGCTCGCCGAGAAGCCGTTCACGAGTTCGGCGGCGCACGCGGCGATCGTGGAGGCGTGCCGGGCCAACGGGGTCGCCTTCCTCGATGCCACGCACTTCGTGCACCATCCCCGGCACCTGCTCCTGCGTCGCACGCTGCAGGAGCGCATCGGCACGCTGCTGGCGCTCAACGCCACCTTCACCTTTCCGTCGATGGATCGGTCGAACATCCGTCACGATCCATCGCTGGAACCCACAGGCGCCTGGGGCGACATGGGGTGGTACGCGATGCGGGCGCTCGTCGAGTTCACGCCGGACGACTCGACGCTGACGCAGGCGCTCGCCATCGCGCGGCGCGACGCGCAGTCGGGGGCGGTAGTGCGCAGCGATGGAGTGTTGCAGCTGAGCGGTGGCTGCACGGCGACGTGGGATGTCGCCTTCGACATCGGGACGTGCCTGATGGACTTGCACCTGATGGGGACCGACGGACGCGTGCGACTCGACGACTTCGTGCTCGACTGGGCCGGGGGCTTCGCGATCCCGCTTGCCGGTCATGTGGCCGAAGTTGAACACCAGCACGGCGTCGTGAATCCATCGGGCATCACCGTCGAGCGCGTCCCGGCGATCCGCCGACAGCTCGTGCAACTGCTCGAGAACTTCGCCGAGCTCTCGCGCGAACCACGCGGTGAAGCGGTGGAGGCGAGCATGCGCGAGTCGCAGCGCACGCAGCAGCTGCTCGACGAGGTGTGGGCGCGGCACGTCTCGGCGTGA
- a CDS encoding VOC family protein, producing the protein MPNPSRPATPLCHFAINADDTTRARAFYAGVFGWSFNAWGPPGFWMIDCGATDPGAPMASLQGRRTLIDGEKMNGFECTIGVPDVRAVEKAVVALGGTILMPRTTIPTVGHLIWLRDTEGNVAGAMQYDTNARVED; encoded by the coding sequence ATGCCGAACCCCTCGCGCCCCGCCACACCGCTTTGCCACTTCGCGATCAATGCCGACGACACCACACGGGCGCGCGCCTTCTACGCTGGCGTCTTTGGCTGGAGCTTCAACGCTTGGGGGCCGCCCGGCTTCTGGATGATCGATTGTGGCGCGACCGATCCCGGCGCGCCCATGGCGTCGTTGCAGGGGCGTCGGACGCTCATCGACGGTGAGAAGATGAACGGCTTCGAGTGCACCATCGGTGTGCCCGATGTGCGCGCCGTGGAGAAGGCGGTTGTCGCACTGGGCGGGACGATCCTGATGCCGCGCACGACGATCCCGACCGTTGGGCACCTGATCTGGTTACGCGATACCGAGGGGAATGTGGCGGGGGCGATGCAGTACGACACGAATGCGCGAGTGGAGGACTAG
- a CDS encoding helix-turn-helix transcriptional regulator, with protein sequence MSKSRQPPAQSPPQLRAVSIGFSSGYHWKLNGTDWGVLTWASRGVISVTVDDAIWAVPPQQALWLPPNVAHSVRMAGRGALRQVFIAAPICRRLPATPRVIQVPPLLRELLRRVCTVGTLDRRVAEQRRLFDVLLDELVEMPLHPVELPMPRDPRARRAADFVRHDPSASHDADQVARDAGASVRTLERLFRAETGLSFGAWRQRARLVHAMTLLADGHSVTQVGSAVGYGGTSAFVAAFRRMVGVTPGRYALPAR encoded by the coding sequence ATGTCGAAATCCCGCCAGCCCCCTGCTCAGTCGCCCCCGCAGCTCCGCGCCGTCTCGATCGGCTTCAGCTCCGGCTACCACTGGAAGCTGAACGGCACCGACTGGGGGGTCCTCACCTGGGCATCGCGCGGTGTCATCAGCGTCACCGTCGACGACGCCATCTGGGCCGTCCCGCCGCAGCAGGCCCTCTGGCTCCCCCCCAACGTCGCGCACAGCGTGCGCATGGCCGGGCGCGGCGCGCTGCGGCAGGTCTTCATCGCGGCACCGATCTGCCGGCGCCTCCCAGCCACCCCGCGTGTCATCCAGGTCCCACCGCTCCTGCGCGAGCTGCTGCGCCGCGTTTGTACCGTCGGCACGCTCGACCGCCGCGTGGCCGAACAGCGGCGACTCTTCGACGTGTTGCTCGACGAACTGGTGGAAATGCCGCTGCACCCCGTCGAGCTCCCCATGCCGCGCGACCCACGCGCCCGCCGCGCCGCCGACTTCGTCCGCCACGATCCGTCAGCGTCACACGATGCCGATCAGGTGGCGCGCGACGCCGGCGCCAGCGTCCGGACGCTCGAACGCCTCTTTCGCGCCGAAACCGGGCTGTCGTTCGGTGCGTGGCGCCAGCGGGCCCGACTCGTGCACGCCATGACGCTCCTGGCCGACGGACACTCGGTCACGCAGGTGGGCTCGGCGGTCGGGTACGGCGGGACGAGCGCATTCGTCGCGGCGTTCCGACGAATGGTCGGCGTCACCCCCGGACGCTACGCGTTGCCGGCGCGGTGA
- the rocF gene encoding arginase: MTHVRIIGVPMDLGASRRGVDMGPSAVRYADLRETLEQLGHTVEDAGNVSVPFREDAAKGAQRGARYLGAITAVCSDVATQVRTALDDGRIPVVLGGDHALAAGSIAGASAHLAASGKRLGVVWVDAHGDLNTPATSRSGNVHGMPLAALLGHGDRALSSIGGAHPALRASDVALVGLRDLDDAEREHIHKWHVKALSMRALDERGVRAVMEEAIAHATQDTAGIWLSFDMDVIDPDEAPGVGTPVVGGITYREAHLAMEMLADSGKLIGLDLVEVNPVLDERNRTAEIARELILSALGKRIL, encoded by the coding sequence ATGACTCACGTTCGAATCATCGGCGTCCCCATGGATCTCGGCGCCTCGCGCCGCGGCGTCGACATGGGCCCTTCCGCCGTCCGCTACGCCGACCTCCGGGAGACGCTCGAGCAGCTCGGGCATACCGTCGAGGATGCCGGCAACGTCTCCGTCCCCTTCCGCGAGGACGCCGCGAAGGGGGCACAGCGCGGCGCGCGCTATCTCGGCGCCATCACGGCGGTCTGTTCGGACGTCGCGACGCAAGTACGCACGGCGCTCGACGACGGGCGGATTCCCGTGGTGCTCGGGGGCGATCATGCGTTGGCGGCGGGTTCGATCGCCGGCGCGTCGGCGCACCTCGCCGCGAGCGGCAAGCGACTGGGGGTGGTGTGGGTCGACGCGCACGGCGATCTCAATACGCCGGCCACGTCGCGCTCCGGGAATGTGCATGGCATGCCGCTGGCGGCGCTGCTCGGGCACGGCGACCGGGCGCTGTCGAGCATTGGCGGGGCGCATCCGGCGCTGCGTGCGAGCGATGTGGCGCTGGTCGGGTTGCGCGACCTCGACGACGCCGAGCGCGAGCACATCCACAAGTGGCACGTCAAGGCGCTCTCGATGCGCGCCCTCGACGAGCGCGGTGTGCGGGCGGTGATGGAGGAGGCGATCGCCCACGCAACACAGGACACGGCAGGGATCTGGCTCTCGTTCGACATGGACGTGATCGACCCGGACGAAGCGCCGGGGGTGGGGACGCCAGTCGTCGGTGGCATCACGTACCGCGAGGCGCACCTCGCGATGGAGATGCTGGCCGACAGCGGAAAGCTGATCGGACTCGACCTCGTCGAAGTGAATCCGGTGCTCGACGAGCGCAATCGGACCGCCGAGATCGCGCGTGAGCTGATCCTGAGCGCGCTGGGCAAGCGCATCCTGTGA
- a CDS encoding amidase, with protein MTLRSPLRTIALAALLGVATACRDLPAPRDASAAIDRDLLDVTVAQLHRLYDERRYTVTQVVQWHLARIDRYNGVYGALETVYRKEALAESARLDAEPARTGSARAPLWGVPIVIKANTSLKGHVTTAGWDGFTRAGHELVAPQDATIVAKLKAAGAIIVGSGNMPDLANSDTNRSSSFGRTGNAYDVRFSPGGSSGGVVTAVAANMAVLGNGTDTGNSIRMPAATSALVGVFPTRGLVSIAGIAPLDWLLDNTGPIARTASDAAVALAVMAGEDSLDTWTLGAPPQAQRPPYGPFLTGDALRGKRFGVPAFVLAGEGVPFHGIPAGVPEGQADKLRAAAAVPLHAETRARFMQAVDALRAAGAEVVVADDILPATFAKLASRVSTYAYMQDGTDRFLATFGPAQYHSAAEYRSAVGAPLFTSSIGSEDHFRNIGGVRLEQRSFDTDPDVERNYHAPRRAMLAAYLETMDRLRLDGFVYPAIQMPPPDETMPQDGRVSEGPHSATSWVNMIGVPAIVVPAGYYANGLPFGLELSARPWKDGELLGIAYAWELATRLRKSPTLVEGGLIATTPAREP; from the coding sequence ATGACCCTCCGATCGCCTCTCCGCACCATCGCGCTCGCCGCACTGCTCGGCGTCGCGACCGCTTGCCGCGACCTCCCCGCGCCGCGGGATGCGAGTGCCGCCATCGATCGCGACCTTCTCGACGTCACCGTCGCGCAACTGCACCGCCTGTACGACGAGCGACGGTACACCGTCACGCAGGTCGTGCAGTGGCACCTTGCGCGTATCGACCGCTACAACGGCGTCTACGGCGCACTGGAGACCGTGTACCGGAAGGAAGCGCTCGCCGAGTCGGCCAGGCTCGACGCCGAGCCCGCGCGAACCGGCAGTGCGCGTGCGCCGCTCTGGGGCGTGCCGATCGTCATCAAGGCCAACACGAGCCTCAAGGGACACGTGACGACCGCCGGGTGGGACGGCTTCACCCGCGCCGGCCACGAACTCGTCGCCCCGCAGGATGCCACCATCGTCGCCAAGCTCAAGGCCGCGGGCGCCATCATCGTCGGCAGCGGCAACATGCCCGACCTGGCCAACAGCGACACGAATCGCAGCAGCTCGTTTGGGCGGACCGGCAACGCCTACGACGTGCGGTTCTCCCCGGGAGGCTCGTCAGGCGGCGTCGTGACCGCCGTGGCCGCCAACATGGCGGTCCTGGGCAACGGGACCGATACGGGGAATTCGATTCGCATGCCCGCCGCCACCAGCGCGCTCGTCGGGGTGTTTCCCACGCGTGGCCTGGTCAGCATTGCCGGCATTGCACCGTTGGACTGGCTCCTCGACAACACCGGCCCCATCGCGCGCACCGCGTCCGACGCCGCCGTCGCGCTCGCCGTCATGGCCGGCGAGGATTCGCTCGACACGTGGACCCTTGGGGCGCCGCCGCAGGCGCAACGCCCGCCGTACGGGCCGTTCCTCACGGGCGACGCACTCAGGGGGAAGCGCTTCGGCGTGCCCGCCTTCGTCCTCGCCGGCGAGGGAGTGCCGTTCCACGGCATCCCGGCCGGGGTGCCGGAGGGGCAGGCGGACAAGCTCCGGGCCGCTGCCGCTGTCCCGCTCCACGCCGAGACCCGTGCGCGCTTCATGCAGGCGGTCGATGCGCTGCGCGCCGCTGGGGCCGAAGTCGTTGTGGCTGACGACATCCTCCCCGCCACCTTCGCGAAGCTGGCCAGCCGCGTCTCGACCTACGCCTACATGCAGGACGGTACCGACCGCTTCCTCGCGACCTTTGGCCCGGCCCAGTACCACTCGGCAGCCGAGTACCGCTCGGCCGTCGGGGCGCCGCTCTTCACGTCGTCCATCGGCAGCGAAGACCACTTCCGCAACATCGGCGGGGTGCGCCTCGAGCAACGGTCGTTCGACACCGACCCCGACGTCGAGCGCAACTACCACGCGCCACGACGCGCGATGCTCGCCGCGTACCTCGAGACGATGGACCGCCTGCGGCTCGACGGCTTCGTCTACCCGGCCATCCAGATGCCGCCGCCAGACGAGACGATGCCGCAGGATGGGCGCGTGAGTGAAGGACCACACTCGGCGACCAGTTGGGTCAACATGATCGGCGTTCCCGCCATCGTGGTCCCCGCTGGCTACTATGCCAACGGCCTTCCGTTCGGCCTCGAACTCTCCGCGCGCCCTTGGAAGGATGGTGAGTTGCTGGGGATCGCGTACGCTTGGGAGCTTGCCACCCGCCTGCGCAAGTCGCCAACGCTCGTGGAGGGCGGCCTGATCGCGACGACG